GAAAAAGTAATAGAGGTTACTTTAGTTTATAAAGAAATTGCTGTATTTAAGTGAAAATGATACTCAGACATGGAGTATCTGGTTTTGTTTCAAAAGATGGAAAGCTCAGTTTATGCTTCTTACTAAtgtaaaaattaatgtatatGTTCAGGGCCACTGGACAATTCTTTTATCATTCTACAGCTAAGTTTCTAAGTAGATGAAATGTGCTggttatctaaaaaaaaaaaaaaaagtaaggcttgtttctaattcatttcctcttttttctttttcagctgaTAGTAAGATGTCTTCAGGAAATGCCAAAATTGGGCATCCTGCCCCCAACTTCAAAGCCACGGCTGTTATGCCAGATGGCCAGTTCAAAGACATCAGCTTATCTGACTACAAAGGTGAGAGTAATTACTTTAGATTCATTAAAATTGaattactttaggggcacctgggtggctcagttggttgagcatccgatttcagctcaggtcatgatctcctggttcgtgagttcgagccctacgtcgggctctgtgctgacaactcagcctggagcctgcttcagattctgtgtctccctctccgaccctcccccgctcatgctctctttctcttaaaaaaataaacattaagatttaaCTATTTTACAGTTTAAGGTGGCTCATTAGGTTTCTGTATCTGTCATGTTTGattgtaaaatgaatttatatattgTAGGTCACCATCTTTAGGGTAGGAGGCCGTTTACCTACATGTTGAAGTAGTGATTACCAACCATGTTCATGGGGGTAGACTTTTAGGTTCAGACTGCTATGGAAAAAGCCCATGCTTCATTATGTCTGGATGTATTAGTTCAGTTATCTTCTCAGTACTCAGTTGTATTGTCTTGGAGATCTTCTCAGTATTTCATTGAAAGCTCAAGTTTTTGGGGCTTAAGCTGCTTATTAAGTTTTTGAAATAATGTATGGCACAGCTGCTATAATAGGCAGAAGGCTTAGGTACATTCCCTTGACTGTTTTGCCCCAAGAGAAGAGTTGATGGTACAGTTGGAACAACTCTTCCTGTTACAGTTTCATGCAAACACTTGGCAAATTCTAATgaggctcttctttttttttttttttcttgttaaaccTTAACAGTCCTAGAACAGCTGCGTTTTCTGGGATAATTGATACAAATTCCTTGAAATGCGAACCTGAAACTCCGGTTTTAAGTGTACCTTTCTTAGTAGTGTGGTAATTAGTTCCTAGACTCGGCTTTTGCATGAACATGTGACTAAGGTTTCCTAACACAGCACACTTGTTTGGAATGAGAAGCAAGTAAGAGGAGAGGGGCCCTATGGAGGGAAGCTCCTCTGGCAAACAGGATAAGTAGCACCATGGGGAGGTGACCCTGGCCCAAGGGTTTAGAAAGAGCTgctctctgtcctccagggcttGACCTGAGGTTTCAAAGTGCTTGTTAGGCAAAGCCCTGGAGAGGTTGTTTAGATGAGTGAGTTTCTACTGATTTTGGTTTTCAGAGTAAATGTCAAAAGGAGCACCTTACTTTGGTTTTCAGACATTGCTGCTACCTGGAAATGAGTGAATATTTGGAACTGTTTTAATAATTCAGCCCATTAGGTGTGGTGAAAGGCTGCTTGGCCAGTTGAAGATCTACTTCTATTGGTAATCTGAGTGACCTCAGTAAAATTTACACTAGAGATCCTGTTACCTTTCAGGACTTTTGAAACTTTTGCCTCAAAAAATTTTTCTTGTCCTGTTAGGCTTGTTGGATTTGTGCTGATTCAGGTGATCACTTAAACTTTACCTGTCCCGTTGATGTGGTTCATTGTGGAAGAAGCACAaaaggcattttgttttgtttttctttattgctttgtaGCATGGAATCCAGTAATTGAGCTTCTCCTGTGGGTTAATTGTAATCATTGGCATTAGGCTATCTAGTAGGTATTTGCATccttggttttgcttttcttcattgGAGAACTTGGTGTTTgtgctaacttttttttaatgtttatttttgagagagaccgtgtgtgagcggggaggggtagagagagcgagggagacaccaaatctgaaataggctccaggctccgagcacagagtcggacgtggggctcaaacttgggaacggggagatcatgacctgagctgaaatccaactTCACCCACGGAGCCATTCAGGCCCCTCCtgtgctaattaaaaaaaaaaaaaaatttttttaatgtttatttttgagacagactgagcatgaagggggagggtcggagagagagggagacacagaatctgaggcaggctccaggctctgagttgtcagcacagagcacgatgcagggctcaaactcacagactgagatcatgacctgagccaaagtcggaagctcaatggactgagccacccaagtgcccccctccTGTGCTAATTTTAACTACCTAGAGATAAAGATCAAACTGAAGGGTGTTTATCTTATAATTGGCAGCTAGTGAGGAGACaggaaaataaagcacagaacTGAAAGGAACTTTTAATACAGGCTTTCCTGCCACAAGATGTTCTAAAAGTAGCTGTTAGGAGACATCTGTGTTGAGTGTTGTGTTTAGCAATTGTTTATAAAAAGGctttttttcctcagagaaaaatgcgtttaggtttttatttttaaaaaaatattttattttggaagagagggcacaagtgaggggcagagagagggagagagaatcccaggaggggcagagagagaaagaagtagagCTTGAACCTgggcctaagtcagatgcttaacgactgagtcacctaggtggcCCAAGGTTTTATCTTAAATATCAGCACCCAACAGGGGGCTGAAACTCAAAGCTGGGAGATCACACAcaccacccactgagccagccaggtgccctttgtAAAGCAAGGAAGTATGTTTCAAAGGCAAACTTGTggcttttcctccccctccctccccaggaaaATACGTTGTGTTCTTCTTTTACCCTCTTGATTTCACCTTTGTGTGCCCCACGGAGATCATTGCTTTCAGTGACAGAGCGgaagaatttaagaaactcaACTGCCAAGTGATTGGTGCTTCTGTGGATTCTCATTTCTGTCACCTGGCATGGTAAATCTCTTGGTCAACTTTTGCATATGAACTTTGAACTAAGCTGCAACTGGGACTGGATGCTTTGATAATAGACTTGCTCAAGTATTGCCTTCTGGCTTCTGATGGAAGGAGTGTGCAACGGCTGTGACTTCTTGTTGCTCTCATCTGGCAGCAAAGAAGAAGCAACCTGGATTGCAGCTGAGTATCCTGGTGACCTTAACTGTCTTCAGGCACTCACTTTACTGCTGGAAAAAGTTTGAAGTCTTTTGGGGATTAAATTAGATTACAGTTACTTCACATTACATTAGGAATGTTGAAAAAGGGAAGGAATAGAAACAGTTAATGCTTTTGCTACACCAGAGTTTAAATGAATGTGATTGTATGTGTGCCTTTTGCTGTAGGATCAACACACCCAAGAAACAAGGAGGACTGGGACCCATGAACATTCCCTTGGTATCAGACCCCAAGCGTACCATTGCTCAGGACTATGGAGTCTTAAAGGCTGATGAAGGCATCTCATTCAGGTATATACCTACCAGTGGGCTGTCATCAAAATTATCTGATTGACTTGAGGGCcttttttatttggagaaagataGGACCCTGATCTGtagactcgtgtgtgtgtgtgtgtgtgtgtgtgtttttcccctCCAGTTaatttactgagaaataattgaccTACATTACtgaataagtttatttttaactttttaattttacttatttaaattttattttattttttaaatttatcttgagagagaagagagcacatgagtaagggggatgcagagaaggggagagaggatcccaagcatgcTCAGCGTGTAGAACCTGATGGAAGGGCTCAGTCTCCCGAAccatgacatgacctgagcccaaatttagattttattttttaagtaatctttacttccaacgtggggctcgaactcacaaccctgagatcaagagtcatatgctttaccaattaagccagccaggctcccccatcACTATATGTGTTTAAAGTGTACAGCATGGTGATCTaatctccttccttcttgcctttcctttctctctctccctccctctttctctccttccttatcTGTATGCCTAAGACCTGAAGGTTGAGAGTAGTACGATTTTCCAACTGAGCAGGGGTTGGCGGGGGATGCTTCTTCACTAGAGGCAAAGCCAGTGCAAGTCTGGGAGGCCAGCACGTTTTCATTTCCATTGCAAGCAGTTTCCAAACTGATAATTGCATCTCTCTCAAGCCTTCAATCTCTTCTTCCCAGGGGCCTCTTTATCATTGATGAGAAAGGTATCCTTCGACAGATCACAGTAAATGACCTTCCTGTCGGCCGTTCTGTGGATGAGACTCTGAGACTAGTTCAGGCCTTCCAGTTTACTGACAAGCATGGGGAAGGTAAGCCAATTCACCTAGTGACTTGACAATAGAATGGTGGTAGGATACGAAAGATGGCAGGAACATGGTCtaccaaatgagaaaaatctgtttcTCCAAGAAATTGAAGTCTCTGCATTATACTGGGTTGTGGGGGTGAGATAATGGAAAAGCTTGGGGAAGAGAATAAAGGTTTTTTGTTCCAGCTCCACATTCCCAGCTTCTGCCCTGCTCATTTAGAATCACTGCTGAAGCCTTTAAGTTATTAAAGGAGTGTAGGAGGATTTCATAGGTgtataagaacaaaacaaaaggcttGAGAATTATATCTAGAGATAAAGCATGCCATTCTTGACAAGTGTTTATTGGGAGAGGAGCTTAATCCCTGTGGTCCGTATTTGTTTTATGATCCTTTTTAAACACAAATCTAAGACCAGTtttgaattttggaaaatataaatagggctaagataacttgcccaaggacaaTGGACAGATACagctaatactttttttttttatcttcttaaatacattctaaaaaataaaaaacgttttatTGTACAGCGTTGTTGTTGTATTTATAAGAATTATGCTCTGCAAATAACCAAATTatgtaaatgtttaaaacttttttgaaggAAGAGGGTGAGGGTTAGGGATAGAGGGTTTCAAATGAAATATCAAGGTTCTTCATTAGACATTTGAGGATCAAAgacttttttgttaaattttttaattttaattttttgtttagaatgcctgtgagtgagggagggggcagggggagagagaatgtgaagcagactccatgcttaacatggagtctgacacagggctcattcccatgacccttggatcatgatctgaaccaaaaagaaagagttgggcactcaactggctgagctacccaggtaccccaaagatAATGTTTTACAAGGTTGTCCTTAGAGAATCTACACATCACTAAAGAGATTCAATTTAGAGTTTTTTTACCTAGCATTTTAGAGAGTGTAGAcctttcttttcctatttatCCAGCATTAGTACTTTccttctaatattctttttttttaattttttttttttttttaacgtttatttatttttgagacagagagagaaacacagcatgaacgggggaggggcagagagagggagacacagaatcggaagcaggctccaggctctga
The sequence above is drawn from the Neofelis nebulosa isolate mNeoNeb1 chromosome 2, mNeoNeb1.pri, whole genome shotgun sequence genome and encodes:
- the PRDX1 gene encoding peroxiredoxin-1, yielding MSSGNAKIGHPAPNFKATAVMPDGQFKDISLSDYKGKYVVFFFYPLDFTFVCPTEIIAFSDRAEEFKKLNCQVIGASVDSHFCHLAWINTPKKQGGLGPMNIPLVSDPKRTIAQDYGVLKADEGISFRGLFIIDEKGILRQITVNDLPVGRSVDETLRLVQAFQFTDKHGEVCPAGWKPGSDTIKPDVQKSKEYFSKQK